Genomic DNA from Roseburia intestinalis L1-82:
CCGGACTTGCTTCTGAGGATAACCGTGTTCTTAATCACATGGGACAGAGGGCATTTATTGTCACTCAGTCCATCAAAAAGCTGCCTGCTGAAGATCGGGCATGGGCTTTAAAGAAAACTGGCTTCAAACGTCTCTCAGATGATAAACCTGTTGATCTCACAAAACTGACAGATGATGACAAGAACCAGCTTTATTATAAAGACGAACCATTGACAACAAAAAAACTGGATCAAAAATTAATCATAACCTACTCCCCTAAATATGCCGCTTATCAGAAAGCCATCCGTGCGGAGCAGATCTGTCGGGCAGAAAAAATGGTTGCAAATGGCTCTCTAAAAAAACAGCGTAAAAATCCAAATGATCCTGCAAGATTTGTAAATAAGGTAGCTGTAACCAACGAAGGAGAAAAAGCTAAGATCCACTATTATCTCGATACGGATAAGATTGCTGAAGAAGAAATGTATGACGGACTTTATGCGGTATGTACAGACCTGCTTGATGATGACGTTGCAGATATCTTAAAAGTCAGTGAAGGAAGATGGCAGATTGAAGACTGTTTCAGAACTATGAAAACAGACTTTGAAGCCAGACCCGTTTACTTAAACCGTGAAGATCGGATTAAAGCTCATTTCCTCACCTGCTTTCTTGCTCTGTTACATTTCCGGTTATTAAACCGCTCCTTGAAAGGGACTTATACCACAGAACAATTACTTCACACTTTAAAAGACATAAAATTTACGGATATAGAAGAACAGGGCTTCATGCCGGTATATGAACGTCAGGAAATCACTGATGATCTCCATGAAACCTGCGGATTCAGAACGGACTATCAATTCATAACAAAACGGAAAATGAAAGGAATTCAGAAAAAAAGTAAGCGGAGATAAAACATTACTATATTTCGTGTATGCAGATAAAAGTGCCACGCCCCTTGTATTTACAGGGATTGTGGCACTTTTTTAACTAATCAACTGTCAAAGATGAGATTATAATGTCTTTTATCAAATAGTACAACGAATTATTTGTCAGATTTTGTAAATATTTTGTCTGATTTTACAAAAAATAATCGCAGTCAGTGTACTGCATGTCGTTGCGATCAGTGCCGGACCGACGATCTGCGCCGGATTCACACTTCCATACTGGCTGCGGTAGGCAATAATGTTTACCGGTATGATCTGAAGGGATGAAATATTGATGATCAAAAAATCACACATCTCGCTGCTGGCGGTCCGCTCTCCTTTTTTTGTTTTTTCATCTGAAAATGCTTTATTTCCACGCTCTTTTTCTAATTCTGCCAGCGCCTCCATCGCTTTTAATCCGGCTGGTGTTGCCGCCCATCCCAGTCCGAATATATTGGCAATCATATTGGTAGCAATATATTTATTTGCCGGATGATCTTTTGGAATATCCGGGAACAGAAAATGCAGCACCGGCGCAAGACGCCTTGACAATCCTGCAATGATACCTGTTTTTTCAGCGATTTTCATCAGTCCAACCCAGAAAGACATCACTCCCATCATGGTAATACAGAGTGTTACCGCCTCTTTTGCCGAGTCAAGCGCTGCCTGCGTAACCGCCGGAAGTGTGCCGTGAAATGCGGCAAATACAACGCCTGTCAAGATCATAAATGCCCAGAGATAATTCATATGTACCTCTCCGGTTTTTCTTTTATTTTATTTCTATATGCCGCCATATATGTACCATTATTCATATAGAACTTTTTCAGTTATTTTTTCCAAATGTCAACATATATATCACTAACACCTGGATTTTTTAACTGAGGTATTTTATTTTGATATGGTTTTCTGATATTTTTCACAAATTTCCACGCTTAAGCCGGATATCCACACTTTTTCTCATTTTGCTGGTCGTTTTCCCCACAGTTTTCTCAGACGGATGCGCTTTCTCCAGGCATGCTCCGGATCAGTCTGCCCGTATCTCTTCCGGATATGAACCGGATCAGGCAGATTCCGTTTCTTCTGAATCCACTGATAATGACAATCAACGCACAGACAGCTCATCCGCGAATGCCTTTGACGAGTTTTTACTGCAGCTTTTCCGCTCGGAGGTTGCCCAGAATACCATAAACCTTCATTTTTCCCTCTCCTCCCCGGAATCTTACGGAATCACAGAAGTTCCAATTTCACTTGGCAGTATTTCCAGTCAGGCAGCAAATGAAAACCGTGCAGCCCTGGAAAACACGACTGCCGCCCTAAAACGTTTTGACCGCGAAAAACTTTCCAAAACCCGGCAGCTGACTTACGATATTTTGTCGGATTACCTTGCCATGGAGCAAAAGGGGACTGATTTTTCACTTTATGAAGAATACTTAAACCCTTCCTCCGGCACTCAGGCACAGCTTCCAGTACTTTATGAAGAGTATCGTTTTTCCTCCGAAGATGACATCAAAACTTACCTGAAACTGCTGCCCCTGACCGGTTCCTATTTTGACCAGATCATTGCTTTTGAAAAACAAAAAGCTGCCGCCGGGCTCTTTATGTCCGATGCCATCTGTAAAAGTGTGATCGAACAGTGTTCCCGTTTTGCAGACGATGGGGACGATCATTATCTGATCTTAACTTTCAATAAAAAAGTGGATGCTTTTAAGGATCTGTCAGATGAACAGAAGACCGCCTATAAAAAACAAAATGAAAAGATTGTAAAAGAAGTGATTTTCCCTGCCTATACTTCACTGGCATCTTCCTTAACCAGCCTGCTTGGCAGCGGAAAAAATGAAAAAGGGCTCTGTTATCTGAAACACGGCAGGGATTATTACGAATATCTCGTCTACGAAAATACCGGCTGTGCGGATTCGATTGCGGATATACAGACTATGATCGGTCAGAAAAGACTTTCTGATCTAAGTGAAGCGGCCGCCCTGACGGATTCAAATCCCTCTCTCTGGAAGGATGCACAGAAAGCCTCTCTTTCCTATGCAGAACCCGCCTCTGTTTTAGAACAGTTGAAAGAACAGATGCAGGCAGATTTCCCAAAGGCTCCTGATGTCTCTTACACCGTCAGTCCTATTGAGGAATGTATGGAAGATTATCTTGCACCGGCTTATTATATCACTGCACCAATTGATGATTACAATGCCAATTCTATCTATATCAATGCAAAAACGGATGCATCCACCATGCGGTATTTCACAACGCTCGCCCATGAGGGTTTTCCCGGCCACCTGTATCAGACGATCATGTCCTATCAGTCCGGACTGCCGGCGATACGCAGTATTTTAAACTATCCGGGATATGTGGAAGGCTGGGCGACCTATGTGGAGATGATGTCCTATCATTATGCCGGGCTGAGGGAGGATGCCGCAACGCTTCTCGCCTTAAACCAGTCTGCCCTTTTAAGCCTTTATGCCTCGACCGATATCGGCATCCATTATGACGGCTGGTCGCTTGCCGATACGATAAAATTCTGGAACGATTACGGGATCAGCGATCCGGACACCATTGCAGAGATTTACCGCTATATCATATCAGAACCGGCAAATTATCTCCGTTATTATGTGGGTTATCTGCAGTTTCTGGAATTAAAGGACTATGCAAAGGAAATCTTTGGCAGTGATTATAATGAAATCTCATTTCATCAGGCAGTGCTTTCGATCGGCCCGGCACCGTTTCAAATCGTAAAGGATTATCTGAAAGATTTTTACCAGAAGTGACGAATCTACTCTTCCTTCAGCAGTGCCTGATATACATCCCGTTTGCTCATGCCGCGGTCTTTTGCCACCAGTTTCATCGCCTCTTTGCGCGGTGTCCCCTGGCTTTCATATACCTGCATATGTTCCTCTAACGACATATCCTCCCAGGACTTTCTTGCCTCCTCGGCAAGTTCCTCGAAGGTTTTTCCATGAATCACGAGCACATACTCTCCGCGCGGCTCATTTTCACCATAATAGACAAGGCTGTCCGACAACGTCGTACGCATCTTTTCCTCATAGCGTTTTGTGAGTTCCCGGCAGATAGAGATCTGCCGGTCTCCGAGCGTATCATACAGTTCTTCTAATGTTTTGACCAGATGATGCGGCGCCTCATAAATGATGATCGTGCGCGTTTCGTCCTTTAATTCCAGCAAAATAGCGGCACGCTCTTTTTTATCCCGCGGTAAAAACGCCTCAAATGCGAAACGTCTTGTCGGAAGACCTGACATGGTAAGCGCTGTAATACATGCCGCCGCTCCCGGCAGGGAAGTCACTTCGATCCCTTCCTCATAACAGATGCGCACTAAATCTTCGCCCGGATCCGAAATTCCCGGCGTACCCGCATCCGTGATCAGTGCAATATTTTTTCCTTCCCGCAGCTTATCTACAAGCTGATAGGCTTTTTCTATTTTATTGTATTCATGATAACTTGTCATCGGCGTTTTGATCTCAAAATGATTCAACAGTTTGATCGAATTTCTGGTATCTTCCGCTGCGATCAGATCCACTTCCTTTAATGTGCGAAGCACCCGGCAGGTGATATCCTCAAGATTGCCGATCGGTGTTGCACATAAATATAATTTTCCTGCCATCGTTCTCTCCATTTTCGGAATATTATGCTGATTCTTATTAGCACATTATAAAACCACTCCGTAAAATTGACAAGAAAATCCTGCGTTATACTAAGATAAGCTTTCATGTTCAATTAATTGATTCACCTTCCTGCGGAGTTCAATGAACTCATCCGTATCTTTGAGTGACAGATCACGATCATATGGCAGCAATACCGGAACCTCTGCCTTTACGGTTCCCGGTCTCTGTGTCAGCACATAAATTTTACTGGATAAAAAGACTGCCTCCTCTATATCGTGTGTGACAAAAATAACAGTCGGCTTTTCCTCCTGCCAGATCTGGCGCATTAAAAGCTGCATGTCCGCTTTGGTCTGCGGGTCTAAGGCAGAGAACGGTTCATCCATGAGTAATACCTCCGGGCTGTTTGCCAGTGCTCTCGCGATCGCAACCCTCTGTTTCATACCACCGGAAAGCTCCCTTGGATAACTGTCACGGAATTTTTCCAGTTTGATGATCTTTAAATATTTATTCAGAATCTCTTCCTGCTGGTCCGCCGGCATTTTCCGCAGTTTTAATCCGAACTTAATGTTATCTCCGACTGTCATCCACGGAAAAAGTGTATAGGACTGGAATACCATGCCACGATCCGCTCCAGGGCCTATAATGTCACGATCCTGAATGACGATCTTTCCCGATGTCGCAGTGTCAAGACCGCCGATCATACGCAAAAGAGTGGATTTACCACAGCCGGACGGTCCTACGATCGAAACAAATTCATTTTCCATGACATTGATATTCACATCTTTCATCGCCTGGACATCGCCCTTGGCAGATGGATATATTTTCTGCAGATCTCTGACATAAACGGTACTGTTTGCAAGATTTGCCTCTATATGATCTTCCGCAGGCGGAAGTATATTCTTTTTTTTCTTAAAAAATCCCATATGCTAAAACCTTACCTTTCTAACGGTTTACGCAGCCGCCCACGGAAACAGTTTTTTATTTAAAAATGCAAAAATACGGTCCGTAATCAGTCCTAGCAGACCGATCAAAATAATGTTGGCAAAAATAGCGTCCGTCTTTAAGAAACGCTGCGATTTTAAGATTGTGTATCCAAGTCCTGTATTTGCAGCTACCAGTTCGGCGCTGACCAAATAGGTCCACGCCCAGCCGATCATCATACGCAGTGTTTCCATCAGTCTTGGCATCATTGCCGGAATTAAGATCTTAAAGATCGTTTTCGGTGTGTTCGAACCTAATGTATAACCGGCATTGATCAGATCATCCGGTACCGCAAGCGCATCATCCGCAACCATTAATACAAGCTGGAAAAATGTACCGATAAAAATGACCGTGATCTTCGCACTTTCTTCGATTCCCACCCATACCATGATAAGAGGTACAAATGCCGGAACCGGCATATAACGGACAAACTCACACAGTGGGCGGATAAATGCTTCTGCCTTTTTGAATGTTCCAACTAAAATACCGATCGGAACACCTAAAAGAACCGCATATACAAAACCAAGAGTGATACGGTAAATACTGATGCCTGTGTTCTGAAGCAGGCTTCCATCCTTGATGGACTCTATATAGTAGTTCACCACATTTTGTGGTTTCGGAAGAAAAATTTCCTTGATCGCACCACTCTCACTTGCAATCAGCCACGCAGCAAGTACAATGACAAATGAAAGTATTGCAAACAATAGATATTTTTTTCTGTCGATTTCCTTTCTTATCTTAATTCGAATCATTATTCTGCCCCCTTAATGTAGGTATCATCCAAAATAGAGCTTAAATCATCCGGGATCTCATTGATCATCTTGGTTGATAACAGGAACTCTGCCGATTTCTGTAACGTATAAGAAAGATAGGTATAATCCTCTCCGTCTTTAAAAGTTTCTTCATTCTTTGCCTTATCAAAAATAGTAACACCGTCTAACATGGTCATATAATCATCTCTGGTAAGTTCTGCACCGTCGCAGATTGCCTGAATGAAATCATCATCTCTTGCATTTAATTTTTCAACACCATCAAACCAGGAATCGACGATTTTCTGTACCGCATCGGAACTTGAATCCAACACTTCCTGTCTGACCGCAAGTGTATCCGGGATCAAACCAGGCTCTTCCTTTGTGCTGTACAAAAGTTTTCCACCTGCACCTATCGCTGTGGAAAGTGTCGGCTCCCAGAGCACTGCTGCATCGATACTTCCCGCAATGAATGCCGGGCCTGCATCGTTGATCGTCATATTGACAAAGTTGACATCATCGACCGTCATATTGTTTTCTTCTAATATTTTCAGCAAAAACATATGCTCTAAGGTACCAACCTCAGTTGCAACTGTCTTACCCTTTAAATCTTCAATACTGTTAATTCCATCCTGTACCACGATACCATCTGCACCGTAGGAGTTATCATTGACTAAAACAACTTTAAAATCCACACCCTCATTGACCGGCGCTACCGCATCGGAAGCTGCGATACAGATACCATCCACCTGTCCGGAATAAAATGCGGTCAGCGAATCACTGTATACCGGGAAAAACTGGAGGTCAACATAGACACCATTCTGTTCAAAAATACCGGTGTCCTTCACGCCATACCATGCATACCAGCCGGACATCGGACTAACACCAAGGATGAACGGATTGCTCTCTGTTCCTTTTGCCTCTCCTGCATCTGCGGTCTTTTCCGTCGCTTTTGCACTATCACCATTTGCTGTACTGTTTCCTGATGTGCTGTTATTTCCACATCCTCCTAACATGGCAAGTGCCATCATTGCAATGAGCAGAATACTGATACTTCTCTTAATTTTTTTCATATGGTTGTCCTCCTCTTCCTCTTACTGCGCTTACATGATCGCTTCGATTCCTTTTTCTCCGGTTCTTACGCGGATCGCATCATTAACCGGAAGTACAAAAATTTTTCCGTCTCCGGCATGATTCGTCTTATTAACCTCCACAACCGTGTCGATCAGTTTCTGTAAATCTTCATCCCTGACAAACATATCGATCATTCTTTTTGCGACCAGTCTGTGTTTTACCGGTGCGCCCTCATCATAATCGTAATGTACCGGACATTTTCCCCGCCCGATGATCTCACGGATCGTCATAGAATGAAATCCCGCCTGGTCTAAGGCATCTTTTGTCGGAAAATACATTTTCGGTCTTAATATAATCATTACCTCTTTCATCGCGGCACCTCCGTCCTATAACTCGTCTTTTCCACTGCTGATCGTGATTGCACGCTCCACATCGCTGACAAAAATTTTTCCATCTCCGTAGGTTCCGTTTTTATCCACTCTCGCGTTCTCAACAATTACTTTCAGCACCTTATCCACGTCCCCATCTTCCACAACAAGCATGATCAGTTCTTTGGGGATTTCATCATAATAGGTGTCACCTACTTTTAAACCTTTCTGTTTTCCACGTCCAAGCACGCTCATTTTGGTTGCTGCTGCAAAACCGCCTGCAAGCAGTGCATCGAGCACATCCTCTGATTTTTCCGGTCTGACAATCGCTTTTATCATCTTCATGTTTGTTTCCTCCATTTCTTCCTGCTTATTGTTCATTAACTACTTCATTCCTTATTTATGCCTTTTATCATTACATGTTTGTTATTACGTCTTTATTGTTACACTTCGTACTTCCCGATATCAGTGATCTCCTTTGCGTTTGCCAGCCCGTATTCCTCACAAAGAAAACCTTTAACGATCCTGCCATCGGATAATTCCACATTCCCGATACAGAGTGGTTTCCTGATCTCACCTAAAAATGCTCCGACACTCACAACCGGCAGTTCATAGATATCAACTGCGATCGCAGCGCCTTTTTTATCGTCATACACCATCCCCGGTTTTTCCGGTACCGTATCCAGACGGTACAGCCTGTAATGTGGTGCGGTGTTTACACTTTCCCGATAGGAAGCCCCAAGCTCTGTCAGCTGGCTTTCCAATGGAAATCCTTTTTTATGCAGTCCGCATACCGCAAACGGAATGCTCTGTGTCTGTAAAAACTGTTCCGCTGTACCAAGGATCTCGCCCTCCTGATCGGATAATGAGAAAATAGTGATTCCAAACGGAATGCTTGTATCTGCCGTATTTTCCGGCACTGCTATGGCGCACATATCAAGCAGGTTACAGTGATTTGTATAAAGTCCCATCTGACTGTTTGTGGAAATCGGATCTTTTCTGACATCATCTCTTTTAAATGTACCGCCCGCCGTCGGCATGATGAGAACGGCGTCTTTTAAAATGTGTCTTGCCCGCATCCGGTATTCCTGTAATTGGTGCATCGCCTCGAATACTTTTCTTGCCGTGTGCTCCGGTTTATCGCCTGACCTTAAAATTGTTTCTGTTACCGGAAATACTTTTCCCGGGTGGCTCTCCACGAAATCACCGAGATCTTTCCAGCGCTCTGCCACCCAGGGTCCGTCATAAAGAATGGATGCTGCCTTTGAAAACATCGTGTAATCGATATATTCCACGGTAATCCCCATATCCTCGATCCGCTTTTTCGCCTGTTCCCATTTTGCTTTGTAAATATCTGCATATGGTCCATAAAATGTCACACCGTCTTTTGCCAGACAGATTTTTTTCGGAAGTTTTGGCAGTGGCTCTTTGTACTCCCTTGACCAGCAGCACTCTTCATCCACGCCGCGTGCCGCAAGGTTGACTTTCTCTGCATCTTCCAGGCTGTTTGCAAACACGGTAACGCAGTCAAGGCTTGCGCATGCTGGAACCACTCCTTTGGTCGACCAGGCACCGAGAGACGGCTTGTAGCCGACCAGACAGTTTAATGCTGCCGGTACACGGCCGGAACCTGCGGTATCTGTTCCCAGTGAGAACGCTGCCATTCCAAGTGCCACAGAGACTGCGGAACCGGAACTTGATCCACCGCTGATCAGCTCTGGATCAAGTGCGTTTTTTACTTCTCCATAAGGGCTTCTTGTTCCGACAAGACCTGTTGCAAACTGGTCTAAGTTGGTTTTCCCGACCGGAAATGCACCTGCCTCGATCAGTTTTTTTACAACCGCTGCATCTTCTTTTGGATCATATGCATAATCCGGACACGCTGCTGTCGTAGGAGATCCCGCCACATCAATGTTGTCCTTGACTGCAAACGGAATACCCCATAATGGAAGTGATTCCATATCTTTTGGAAGTTTTTCAATGTAACCCATCATCCGTTTCAGATCCGGCGCGACAATCCAGATGTTATAATCCCTGTACTTTTCTGCCCGGCGCACGATCTCTCCGGCAAGCTCCTCCGGAGTAAGTGATCCTTCTTTATAACTGTTTCTGATCCATGTCATTGTCAGTTTTTTGGGGAAATATTTCATATTTATCACTCTCCTTTTACACGCGGATACTTGCCGCAAGCTGTCCGGAATTTACCTGTTCGCCCGGTTTTAAATATACTTTTTCAATGGTTCCGCTGTACTCTGCCGTAACCGGGAATTCCATTTTCATGCTCTCTAAGATCACAAGAGTGTCCCCCTCTCTGACCTTCTGTCCGTCCTCGACTAATACCTTCCATACACTTCCCGGAATATTGGTTCTTGCTGCCTCACAGCCGTCCGGTACGGTTTCTTCCACGATTGCAGGTGCATCCTGCGTCTCGGAATCAAACTCATCGAGTCCTTTTTCTTTCCACATCTTCCGCTCTGCCTCAAAAGATGCTTCCTGATGATCTTTAAATGCCCGGATCGTATCTTCATGTTCCTTTAAGAACTGCTCATATTTTCCAAGGTTGAAGCTTGTCTCTTCTATCTTAATCTTGAACCTGCCACGAAGAAAATCTTCTCTGTCTTTTAAGATTTCCTCTGCGCTGACCGGATAGAAACGGATCTGATCAAAGAAATCCAACAGCCATGGTTTTCCATGTTTGAAATATTCTGTCTCTTTTAACGGATTCCACATCTGAATGGTACGTCCGACAAACTGATAACCGCCAGGACCCTCCATACCATATACACACAGGTATGCGCCGCCGATTCCAACTGCATTTTCCGGTGTCCATGGTCTTGCCGGGTTGTATTTGGTCGTTACCATACGGTGTCTCGGATCAACGGGTGTTGCAACCGGAGCTCCAAGATAAACATCGCCAAGTCCAAGTACCAGATAATCCGCATCAAATACAATCTTCTTTACATCCTCTATGCTGTCTAAGCCGTTGATCCTGCGGATAAATTCCGGGTTGCTCGGACACCATGGTGCGTTTGGTCTTACCGTCTGCTGATAACGCTTCGCTGCAAGCTGTGTCTGCGGATCATCCCAGGATAACGGAAGCCAGATGATTCTTGACGGAACCGTTACATCGGAAAGTTCCGGTAATGTGCGGTTGGTTTCAAGTACCGCTGCAAGCATTTCCTTAAGGGAAATCTTTTCGATATCAAAATGTATCTGTAAGGAACGGATGCCCGGTGTCAGGTCAATGACCGGCAGATCTTTTTTCTTTAACTCCTGCATGAGAACGTGAACCCGGAAACGGATCGCAATATCGAGTTCCATCTCTCCGTATTCCACCAGAATATTATCTTCACCATCAAGTCTTGCAACGATCTTTGTTCCCGCTGCCGTTTCCTCTGCGAGGATCGCGTAATGATAATCAAGATCTTTTTGCTCCGGCAGTACAACTTCTTTATATTCATGACGAAGATTTGCTTCCTCCGCTTCCCGGATTTCCTTTGCCTGATCTAAATCAAGAAGCCTGAAGTGAACTTTATCGCCCGGATGAAGCTGTCCTAATTTCCACATCTCGCCTTTTGCCGTTGTCACGGAACATACGAATCCGCCAAGGCTCGGACCATCCGGTCCAAGTAAAATGGACTGGTCACCGGTCAGATCCAGGGTACCTACCGCATAGGCATTGTCGTGAATGTTTGACGGATGAAGTCCTGCCTCGCCGCCATCCTCCCGTACCCACTGCGGGATCGGACCATTTAAACGGATACCGGTTCTCGCGCTGTTAAAGTTTACCTCATACTCAGATTCTGTTAAGGTCTTTAAGTATTCCGGTTTCAAATATTCCGGTGTCGGCTGTGGTCCCGGGATCACACCGATCGTCCACTCATTCGTCAGTTTTGGACGATATTTTTCCGGCA
This window encodes:
- a CDS encoding ABC transporter permease; its protein translation is MIRIKIRKEIDRKKYLLFAILSFVIVLAAWLIASESGAIKEIFLPKPQNVVNYYIESIKDGSLLQNTGISIYRITLGFVYAVLLGVPIGILVGTFKKAEAFIRPLCEFVRYMPVPAFVPLIMVWVGIEESAKITVIFIGTFFQLVLMVADDALAVPDDLINAGYTLGSNTPKTIFKILIPAMMPRLMETLRMMIGWAWTYLVSAELVAANTGLGYTILKSQRFLKTDAIFANIILIGLLGLITDRIFAFLNKKLFPWAAA
- a CDS encoding P-II family nitrogen regulator yields the protein MNNKQEEMEETNMKMIKAIVRPEKSEDVLDALLAGGFAAATKMSVLGRGKQKGLKVGDTYYDEIPKELIMLVVEDGDVDKVLKVIVENARVDKNGTYGDGKIFVSDVERAITISSGKDEL
- a CDS encoding IS1634 family transposase, yielding MRITTSKSKNSESFYITQSYTNANGKSTSKTIRKLGTLAELSAQLHTDRDGVVEWANEQARLETLKYKSEKEDATVMIPFHSNRLMDYNKQKLFSGGYLFLQSIYYGLKLDSVCRKIKSRHKFEYDLNAILSDLIYTRVLEPSSKSSSFRAAKQFLEPPTYELHDVYRALSVLASEMDFIQSEVYKNSFFLGDRMDRILYYDCTNYYFEIEQEDGDKKYGKSKEHRPNPIIQMGLFTDGDGIPLAFSLFPGNQNEQKSLKPLETKILQQFGCDKFIYCSDAGLASEDNRVLNHMGQRAFIVTQSIKKLPAEDRAWALKKTGFKRLSDDKPVDLTKLTDDDKNQLYYKDEPLTTKKLDQKLIITYSPKYAAYQKAIRAEQICRAEKMVANGSLKKQRKNPNDPARFVNKVAVTNEGEKAKIHYYLDTDKIAEEEMYDGLYAVCTDLLDDDVADILKVSEGRWQIEDCFRTMKTDFEARPVYLNREDRIKAHFLTCFLALLHFRLLNRSLKGTYTTEQLLHTLKDIKFTDIEEQGFMPVYERQEITDDLHETCGFRTDYQFITKRKMKGIQKKSKRR
- a CDS encoding DUF885 domain-containing protein, whose amino-acid sequence is MLVVFPTVFSDGCAFSRHAPDQSARISSGYEPDQADSVSSESTDNDNQRTDSSSANAFDEFLLQLFRSEVAQNTINLHFSLSSPESYGITEVPISLGSISSQAANENRAALENTTAALKRFDREKLSKTRQLTYDILSDYLAMEQKGTDFSLYEEYLNPSSGTQAQLPVLYEEYRFSSEDDIKTYLKLLPLTGSYFDQIIAFEKQKAAAGLFMSDAICKSVIEQCSRFADDGDDHYLILTFNKKVDAFKDLSDEQKTAYKKQNEKIVKEVIFPAYTSLASSLTSLLGSGKNEKGLCYLKHGRDYYEYLVYENTGCADSIADIQTMIGQKRLSDLSEAAALTDSNPSLWKDAQKASLSYAEPASVLEQLKEQMQADFPKAPDVSYTVSPIEECMEDYLAPAYYITAPIDDYNANSIYINAKTDASTMRYFTTLAHEGFPGHLYQTIMSYQSGLPAIRSILNYPGYVEGWATYVEMMSYHYAGLREDAATLLALNQSALLSLYASTDIGIHYDGWSLADTIKFWNDYGISDPDTIAEIYRYIISEPANYLRYYVGYLQFLELKDYAKEIFGSDYNEISFHQAVLSIGPAPFQIVKDYLKDFYQK
- a CDS encoding P-II family nitrogen regulator — protein: MKEVMIILRPKMYFPTKDALDQAGFHSMTIREIIGRGKCPVHYDYDEGAPVKHRLVAKRMIDMFVRDEDLQKLIDTVVEVNKTNHAGDGKIFVLPVNDAIRVRTGEKGIEAIM
- a CDS encoding allophanate hydrolase; this translates as MKYFPKKLTMTWIRNSYKEGSLTPEELAGEIVRRAEKYRDYNIWIVAPDLKRMMGYIEKLPKDMESLPLWGIPFAVKDNIDVAGSPTTAACPDYAYDPKEDAAVVKKLIEAGAFPVGKTNLDQFATGLVGTRSPYGEVKNALDPELISGGSSSGSAVSVALGMAAFSLGTDTAGSGRVPAALNCLVGYKPSLGAWSTKGVVPACASLDCVTVFANSLEDAEKVNLAARGVDEECCWSREYKEPLPKLPKKICLAKDGVTFYGPYADIYKAKWEQAKKRIEDMGITVEYIDYTMFSKAASILYDGPWVAERWKDLGDFVESHPGKVFPVTETILRSGDKPEHTARKVFEAMHQLQEYRMRARHILKDAVLIMPTAGGTFKRDDVRKDPISTNSQMGLYTNHCNLLDMCAIAVPENTADTSIPFGITIFSLSDQEGEILGTAEQFLQTQSIPFAVCGLHKKGFPLESQLTELGASYRESVNTAPHYRLYRLDTVPEKPGMVYDDKKGAAIAVDIYELPVVSVGAFLGEIRKPLCIGNVELSDGRIVKGFLCEEYGLANAKEITDIGKYEV
- a CDS encoding ABC transporter ATP-binding protein, coding for MGFFKKKKNILPPAEDHIEANLANSTVYVRDLQKIYPSAKGDVQAMKDVNINVMENEFVSIVGPSGCGKSTLLRMIGGLDTATSGKIVIQDRDIIGPGADRGMVFQSYTLFPWMTVGDNIKFGLKLRKMPADQQEEILNKYLKIIKLEKFRDSYPRELSGGMKQRVAIARALANSPEVLLMDEPFSALDPQTKADMQLLMRQIWQEEKPTVIFVTHDIEEAVFLSSKIYVLTQRPGTVKAEVPVLLPYDRDLSLKDTDEFIELRRKVNQLIEHESLS
- the rsmI gene encoding 16S rRNA (cytidine(1402)-2'-O)-methyltransferase, encoding MAGKLYLCATPIGNLEDITCRVLRTLKEVDLIAAEDTRNSIKLLNHFEIKTPMTSYHEYNKIEKAYQLVDKLREGKNIALITDAGTPGISDPGEDLVRICYEEGIEVTSLPGAAACITALTMSGLPTRRFAFEAFLPRDKKERAAILLELKDETRTIIIYEAPHHLVKTLEELYDTLGDRQISICRELTKRYEEKMRTTLSDSLVYYGENEPRGEYVLVIHGKTFEELAEEARKSWEDMSLEEHMQVYESQGTPRKEAMKLVAKDRGMSKRDVYQALLKEE
- a CDS encoding ABC transporter substrate-binding protein, producing MKKIKRSISILLIAMMALAMLGGCGNNSTSGNSTANGDSAKATEKTADAGEAKGTESNPFILGVSPMSGWYAWYGVKDTGIFEQNGVYVDLQFFPVYSDSLTAFYSGQVDGICIAASDAVAPVNEGVDFKVVLVNDNSYGADGIVVQDGINSIEDLKGKTVATEVGTLEHMFLLKILEENNMTVDDVNFVNMTINDAGPAFIAGSIDAAVLWEPTLSTAIGAGGKLLYSTKEEPGLIPDTLAVRQEVLDSSSDAVQKIVDSWFDGVEKLNARDDDFIQAICDGAELTRDDYMTMLDGVTIFDKAKNEETFKDGEDYTYLSYTLQKSAEFLLSTKMINEIPDDLSSILDDTYIKGAE